The Eublepharis macularius isolate TG4126 chromosome 8, MPM_Emac_v1.0, whole genome shotgun sequence genome contains a region encoding:
- the ISCA1 gene encoding iron-sulfur cluster assembly 1 homolog, mitochondrial, producing MASSMVRATVRAVSKRKIQATRAALTLTPSAVNKIKQLLKDKPDHVGVKVGVRTRGCNGLSYTLEYTKAKGDSDEEVVQDGVRVFIEKKAQLTLLGTEMDYIEDKLSSEFVFNNPNIKGTCGCGESFNI from the exons ATGGCCTCGTCAATGGTGAGGGCCACTGTCCGGGCCGTGAGTAAGAGGAAGATTCAAGCTACCAGAGCGGCACTTACACTG ACACCCTCTGCTGTAAATAAGATAAAACAGCTGCTTAAAGACAAACCTGACCAT GTAGGAGTTAAAGTTGGTGTCCGCACAAGAGGCTGTAATGGACTTTCTTACACCCTAGAATATACAAAAGCAAAGGGGGATTCTGATGAAGAAGTAGTACAGGATG GTGTTAGAGTGTTTATTGAAAAGAAAGCACAGCTGACACTACTAGGAACTGAAATGGACTATATAGAAGACAAACTGTCCAGTGAATTTGTCTTCAACAACCCAAACATCAAAGGAACATGCGGCTGTGGAGAAAGCTTCAACATTTGA